In Microtus ochrogaster isolate Prairie Vole_2 chromosome 4, MicOch1.0, whole genome shotgun sequence, one genomic interval encodes:
- the Ankrd11 gene encoding ankyrin repeat domain-containing protein 11 isoform X3: protein MESRKTRTQMPPAQSMLWYCKAGTVLEAPWHEMEVPRSKKKEKQGPERKRIKKEPVARKSGLLFGMGLSGIRAGYPLSERQQVALLMQMTAEESANSPVDTTPKHPSQSTVCQKGTPNSASKTKDKVNKRNERGETRLHRAAIRGDARRIKELISEGADVNVKDFAGWTALHEACNRGYYDIAKQLLAAGAEVNTKGLDDDTPLHDAANNGHYKVVKLLLRYGGNPQQSNRKGETPLKVANSPTMVNLLLGKGTYTSSEESSTESSEEEDAPSFAPSSSVDGNNTDSEFEKGLKLKAKNPEPQKTVTPVKDEYEFDEDDEQDRVPPVDDKHLLKKDYRKETKSNSFISIPKMEVKSYSKNNTLAPKKAAHRILSDTSDEEDVSVAMGAGEKLRLSAHTMLPSSKARESSNSRQQKEKNKLKKKRKKETKGKEVRFGKRNDKFCSSESESESSESDEDDGDSVGSAGCLKGSPLVLKDPSLFSSLSASSTSSHGSAAAQKHTSGHTDQHTKHWRTDNWKAISSPAWSEVSSLSDSSRTGLTSESDCSSEGSSVESLKPTRRKQEHRKRSGLQSMPPEKRSTFHPCPDGAVPKMDKEGKIVKKHKTKHKHKNKEKGQCSVSQELKLKSFTYEYEDSKQKPDKAILLDNDISTENKLKVLKHDRDHFKKEDKLAKMKSEDKEWLFKDEKALKRIKDMNKDINRSFREEKDRSSKAEREKSTKEKSPKEEKLRLYKEERKKRSKDRPSKLEKKNDMKEDKVSKEKDKAFKEDKEKLKKEKVYREDANFDEYCNKSQYLEHDDTKFSLSDDQQERWFSDLSDSSFDFKGEDSWDSPVTDYRDIKTDSVAKLILETVKEENKEKKRDNKIREKRDFRDSFFRKKDRDYLDKNSEKRRDQTEKHKSIPSYLSEKDKKRRESAEVARDRRDTLEGSRERRDGRMRSEEVHREDLKECGCESTFKDKSDCDFTKNLEPWERPHAAREKEKKDVLEKEKKDKGRTEKYKDKSSERDRSEKSVLEKCQKDKEFEKCFKEKKDSKEKHKDIHSKDRKASLDQMREKKEKMFPSIISEDFSEKKDDKKGKEKSWYIADIFTDESEDEKDDYMTSSFKVGEASDTQRVDSLQEKEDGREHPSDRHRKSSSDRQHTEKPRDKEPKEKKKDRGVVEGGKDKKEKIFEKHKEKKDKECAEKYKDRKDRVSVDSAQDKKNKQKLPEKIEKKHFAEDKAKSKHKEKPEKEHSRERKSSRGPEVEKSLLEKLEEEALHDYREDSNDKISEVSSDSFADHGQEPSLSTLLEVSFSEPPPEDKARESTCLSEKLREKERHRHSSSSSKKSHERERARKEKAEKKEKSEDYKDSSSGIRKDSNQYEKDFLDTETYGVSYNTKADIEEELDKAIELFSSEKKDRTDSEREPPKKIEKELKPYGSSAISILKEKKKREKHREKWREEKEKHRDKHVDGFLRHHKDEPKSAAKDKDNPPNSFKEKSRDESLKLSETKLKEKFKENTEREKGDPMKMSNGNDKLLPSRDSSKKDIRPREKLLGDGDLMMTSFERMLSQKDLEIEERHKRHKERMKQMEKMRHRSGDPKLKEKKPTDDGRKKSLDLPSKKAVGLDPPFKDKKLKESAPMLPTGENKPHNGPGTESKDWLTGQPLKEVLPASPRTEQGRPTGVPTPTSVVSCPSYEEVMHTPRTPSCSADDYPDLVFDCTDSQHSMPVSTTSTSACSPPFFDRFSVASSVVSENPGQTPTRPVSTNLYRSISVDIRRTPEEEFSVGDKLFRQQSVPAASSFDSPVQHLMEEKAPLPPVPAEKFACLSPGYYSPDYGIPSPKVDTLHCPPTAVVSATPPPDSVFSSLPAKSSPSPRGELLTPAMEGSLPSDLGLPLDATEDQQATAAILPREPSYLEPLDEGPFNTVITEEPVEWTHSAAEQALSSTLIASASENPVSWPVGSELLLKSPQRFAESPKHFCTGESLHSTTPGPFSAAESTYPVSPVTYPLPAPESGLEEVKDGGTGAVPVAISAAEGTAPYAAPARLESFFSNNCKSLPDAPLDTAPEPTCVTTVAQVEALGPLESSFLESNHSISALSQVEPVPWHEAFTSPEDDLDLGPFSLPELPLQAKDTSDVEAEAVEGSPVPPVESSPGPTGVLSSGEVSASAAEEQPVPATEETSPQLSTEPESSEEPKLDVVLEAAVETEVLADDSAPEASVSNLVPAPSPEQHPLGSVDEETEAEEASAPCCAPEGPNPDSLTQAHNSAETTCVVAAAEGPPGNIQPEATDPEPKPTTEVPKAPKVEEVPQRMTRNRAQMLASQSKQSILPTEKDPMPAPTSRAKGRSSEEEDAQAQHPRKRRFQRSSQQLQQQLNTSTQQTREVIQQTLAAIVDAIKLDAIEPYHSDRSNPYFEYLQIRKKIEEKRKILCCITPQAPQCYAEYVTYTGSYLLDGKPLSKLHIPVIAPPPSLAEPLKELFKQQEAVRGKLRLQHSIEREKLIVSCEQEILRVHCRAARTIANQAVPFSACTMLLDSEVYNMPLESQGDENKSVRDRFNARQFISWLQDVDDKYDRMKTCLLMRQQHEAAALNAVQRMEWQLKAQELDPAGHKSLCVNEVPSFYVPMVDVNDDFVLLPA, encoded by the exons ATGGAGAGCAGAAAGACTCGGACACAG ATGCCTCCAGCTCAGTCCATGTTGTGGTACTGCAAGGCTGGTACGGTCCTCGAAGCACCATGGCATGAAATGGAGGTTCCTAGAAGCAAGAAGAAAG AGAAGCAGGGTCCTGAGCGGAAGCGGATCAAGAAGGAGCCTGTTGCCCGAAAGTCCGGGCTACTATTCGGCATGGGGCTGTCTGGGATCCGAGCTGGATACCCTCTCTCTGAGCGTCAGCAGGTGGCTCTGCTCATGCAGATGACTGCTGAGGAGTCTGCAAATAGCCCAG TAGACACAACACCAAAGCACCCCTCCCAGTCTACAGTGTGTCAGAAGGGGACCCccaactctgcctcaaaaaccaaagatAAGGTAAATAAGAGAAATGAACGAGGAGAGACACGTCTGCATCGAGCAGCCATCAGGGGCGATGCCCGGCGCATCAAGGAGCTCATCAGTGAAGGTGCAGATGTCAACGTCAAGGACTTTGCAG GCTGGACTGCACTGCATGAGGCCTGTAACCGGGGCTATTATGACATCGCCAAGCAGCTGTTAGCCGCTGGTGCAGAGGTGAACACTAAAGGGCTGGATGACGACACACCTTTGCACGATGCCGCCAACAACGGGCACTACAAG GTGGTGAAGTTGTTGTTACGGTATGGCGGAAACCCTCAACAAAGCAACAGGAAAGGCGAGACACCGTTGAAAGTAGCCAATTCCCCAACGATGGTGAATCTCCTGTTAGGCAAAGGCACATACACTTCCAGTGAGGAGAGCTCCACTG AGAGCTCTGAAGAGGAGGACGCCCCATCATTTGCACCTTCTAGCTCCGTCGATGGCAATAACACAGACTCTGAGTTTGAGAAAGGCCTCAAACTTAAGGCTAAGAATCCAGAGCCCCAGAAAACTGTTACCCCTGTCAAGGACGAGTATGAGTTTGATGAGGATGATGAGCAGGACAGGGTCCCTCCTGTGGATGACAAGCACTTGCTGAAGAAAGACTATAGGAAAGAAACTAAGTCAAACAGCTTCATTTCAATACCCAAAATGGAAGTTAAGAGTTACTCAAAAAACAACACGCTTGCACCAAAGAAGGCAGCCCATCGCATTTTGTCAGACACATCAGATGAAGAGGATGTGAGTGTtgccatgggggctggagagaaactgAGATTGTCAGCACATACAATGCTACCTAGTAGTAAAGCACGAGAATCTTCTAATTCTaggcagcaaaaagaaaaaaacaaattgaaaaagaagcgaaagaaagaaacaaaaggaaaagaagttcgGTTTGGAAAGAGGAATGACAAATTTTGTTCCTCTGAGTCAGAAAGTGAGTCCTCAGAGAGTGATGAGGATGATGGGGACTCTGTGGGAAGCGCAGGCTGCCTCAAGGGGTCCCCTCTGGTGCTGAAGGACCCTTCCCTATTTAGCTCACTGTCTGCCTCCTCCACCTCGTCTCATGGTAGTGCTGCAGCCCAGAAACATACTTCTGGCCACACGGACCAGCACACTAAGCACTGGCGCACTGACAATTGGAAAGCCATTTCTTCCCCAGCCTGGTCTGAGGTCAGCTCTTTATCAGACTCCTCAAGGACGGGACTGACCAGTGAGTCTGACTGCTCCTCCGAGGGCTCCAGTGTGGAATCTCTGAAGCCcacaaggaggaagcaggaacacCGTAAAAGGAGTGGCCTACAGAGCATGCCACCTGAGAAGAGAAGCACCTTCCACCCTTGTCCAGATGGAGCTGTCCCCAAGATGgacaaggaagggaaaatagtcaaaaaacacaaaacaaaacacaaacataaaaacaaggagaaaggaCAATGTTCAGTCAGCCAAGAACTTAAATTGAAAAGCTTTACGTACGAGTATGAGGACTCCAAACAAAAGCCAGATAAGGCCATCCTCTTAGATAACGACATTTCCACTGAAAATAAGTTGAAAGTATTGAAGCACGACAGAGACCAttttaagaaagaagataaaCTTGCTAAGATGAAGTCAGAGGATAAAGAGTGGCTCTTTAAGGATGAAAAGGCACTAAAGAGAATCAAGGATATGAACAAAGACATCAACAGATCATTCCGGGAAGAAAAAGACCGTTCCAGTAAGGCAGAAAGGGAGAAGTCTACAAAGGAAAAGTCTCCCAAGGAGGAAAAACTGAGACTgtacaaagaggaaaggaagaaaaggtccAAAGACCGACCTTCCAagttagagaagaaaaatgacatgAAAGAGGACAAGGTTTCCAAGGAGAAGGACAAGGCCTtcaaagaggacaaagaaaaactgaaaaaggaaaaggtgTACAGAGAAGATGCTAATTTTGATGAATATTGTAACAAAAGTCAGTATCTGGAGCATGATGACACCAAATTCAGCCTTTCTGATGACCAACAAGAGAGGTGGTTTTCTGACCTGTCAGATTCCTCTTTTGATTTCAAAGGAGAGGACAGCTGGGACTCTCCAGTGACAGACTATAGGGACATCAAGACTGACTCAGTGGCCAAACTTATCCTGGAAACAGTCAAAGaagagaataaggaaaagaagCGTGACAACAAAATCCGGGAAAAGCGAGACTTCAGAGACTCTTTCTTCCGAAAGAAAGACAGGGACTATCTAgacaagaattctgagaagaggagagaCCAAACAGAAAAGCATAAAAGCATCCCCAGCTATCTCTCTGAGAAAGACAAGAAGAGGCGAGAATCTGCTGAAGTGGCCCGGGACAGGAGGGATACGCTAGAGGGCTCCCGGGAACGGAGGGATGGGCGTATGCGATCTGAAGAAGTGCACAGGGAGGACCTAAAGGAGTGTGGCTGTGAGAGCACCTTCAAGGACAAGTCAGACTGTGACTTCACCAAGAACCTGGAGCCCTGGGAACGGCCCCATGCAGCtcgggaaaaagagaaaaaggatgtcctagaaaaggagaagaaggacaagggcagaacagaaaagTACAAAGACAAGTCCAGTGAGAGAGACAGGAGCGAGAAGTCTGTCCTCGAAAAGTGTCAGAAAGACAAAGagtttgaaaaatgttttaaagagaagaaagatagcAAGGAAAAGCATAAAGACATACACAGCAAAGACAGGAAAGCTTCCCTTGAccaaatgagagagaagaaggagaagatgtTCCCTAGCATCATCTCAGAAGacttctcagaaaaaaaggacgataaaaaggggaaggaaaagagctgGTACATCGCAGACATATTCACAGATGAAAGTGAAGACGAGAAAGATGATTACATGACCAGCAGCTTCAAAGTTGGAGAGGCCAGTGACACACAGAGAGTGGACAGCCTccaggagaaggaagatggaagagaacaTCCCTCAGATAGGCACAGGAAGTCCTCTTCTGACAGGCAGCACACAGAGAAGCCAAGAGACAAAGAGcccaaggaaaagaagaaagacagaggagttGTGGAAGGGGGGaaggacaagaaggaaaaaatctttgagaaacacaaagaaaagaaagataaagagtGTGCAGAAAAATACAAGGACAggaaagacagagtttctgtcgACTCTGCccaagacaagaaaaataaacagaagctcCCTGAAAAGATTGAAAAGAAACACTTTGCTGAAGACAAGGCCAAGAGTAAGCAcaaagagaagccagagaaggagcactccagagaaagaaaatcttcaCGAGGCCCTGAAGTGGAGAAGAGCCTACTagagaagctggaggaagaggcTCTGCATGACTACCGTGAAGACTCCAATGACAAAATCAGTGAAGTCTCCTCTGACAGTTTTGCTGACCATGGCCAGGAACCCAGCCTAAGCACGCTTCTAGAGGTATCCTTTTCTGAGCCACCACCAGAGGACAAGGCCAGGGAAAGTACCTGCCTCTCGGAGAAgttgagggagaaggagaggcacAGGCATTCCTCATCATCCTCTAAGAAAAGCCATGAGCGTGAGAGAGCCAGGAAGGAAAAGgcggagaagaaagaaaagagtgaagaCTACAAGGACAGTAGCAGTGGCATCAGGAAGGACTCCAACCAATATGAAAAAGACTTCTTAGATACAGAAACTTACGGGGTTTCTTACAACACAAAAGCTGACATTGAAGAGGAGCTAGATAAAGCtattgaattgttttcttcagaaaagaaagacagaactgaTTCTGAAAGAGAACctccaaagaaaatagaaaaggaactaaagcCGTATGGGTCAAGTGCCATCAGCATcctaaaagagaagaagaaaagagagaagcacagagaaaagtggagggaggagaaggagaaacacCGGGACAAGCATGTAGATGGGTTCCTCAGACATCACAAGGATGAGCCAAAGTCTGCAGCCAAAGATAAGGACAACCCTCCCAACTCCTTTAAGGAGAAGTCTAGGGACGAAAGCCTGAAGCTCAGTGAGACCAAGCTGAAGGAGAAATTCAAGGAGAACACAGAGCGAGAAAAGGGCGACCCCATGAAGATGAGCAATGGGAATGACAAGCTCCTGCCATCTAGAGACTCAAGCAAGAAAGACATCAGGCCCCGCGAGAAGCTCCTGGGAGATGGCGATCTCATGATGACAAGTTTTGAAAGGATGCTATCCCAGAAAGATCTTGAGATTGAGGAGCGGCACAAGCGGCACAAGGAACGCATGAAACAGATGGAGAAGATGCGGCATAGGTCTGGAGACCCCAAGCTCAAAGAGAAGAAACCCACTGATGACGGGCGCAAAAAGAGCCTGGACCTTCCTTCCAAGAAAGCTGTGGGCCTAGATCCTCCGTTTAAAGACAAAAAGCTCAAGGAATCAGCTCCCATGCTTCCCACTGGTGAAAACAAGCCACACAATGGACCAGGTACAGAGTCCAAAGACTGGCTAACTGGGCAACCCTTGAAGGAGGTTCTACCTGCTTCACCCCGGACTGAGCAGGGCCGACCCACTGGGGTGCCTACCCCCACCTCAGTGGTGTCATGCCCCAGCTATGAGGAGGTGATGCACACGCCCAGGACCCCATCCTGCAGTGCTGATGATTACCCTGACCTGGTGTTTGACTGCACTGACTCCCAGCATTCAATGCCTGTCTCCACCACATCCACCAGCGCCTGCTCTCCACCCTTTTTTGACAGGTTTTCTGTGGCTTCCAGTGTGGTTTCAGAAAACCCAGGCCAGACACCTACAAGGCCTGTCTCCACAAACCTGTATCGCTCAATCTCTGTGGATATCAGAAGGACACCAGAAGAGGAATTCAGTGTTGGGGACAAGCTGTTCAGGCAACAGAGTGTTCCTGCAGCCTCTAGTTTTGATTCCCCAGTACAGCACTTAATGGAAGAAAAGGCTCCTCTGCCACCTGTTCCTGCAGAGAAGTTTGCCTGCCTGTCCCCTGGGTACTACTCCCCAGACTATGGTATTCCCTCACCCAAGGTGGACACTCTGCACTGTCCACCAACAGCTGTGGTCAGTGCCACACCACCCCCAGACAGTGTCTTCTccagcctaccagcaaagtcttcCCCTTCCCCAAGAGGTGAACTGTTGACCCCAGCCATGGAAGGGTCCCTGCCCTCAGATCTAGGCCTACCTCTGGATGCCACAGAGGACCAGCAGGCCACAGCTGCCATCCTTCCCAGAGAGCCCAGCTATCTGGAACCCCTAGATGAGGGTCCCTTCAACACGGTGATTACCGAGGAACCTGTTGAGTGGACACACAGTGCTGCAGAACAGGCCCTTTCTTCCACCCTTATTGCTAGTGCCTCTGAAAACCCTGTCAGCTGGCCTGTGGGCTCTGAACTTCTGCTAAAGTCTCCACAGAGGTTTGCAGAATCCCCAAAACATTTCTGCACTGGGGAGTCCCTCCATTCCACCACCCCAGGGCCCTTCAGTGCTGCAGAGTCCACATACCCCGTCTCTCCAGTCACTTACCCTCTGCCAGCCCCTGAGTCAGGCTTAGAGGAAGTCAAAGATGGTGGGACAGGAGCAGTCCCAGTGGCCATCTCTGCTGCAGAAGGGACTGCTCCTTACGCTGCTCCCGCCAGGCTGGAGTCCTTCTTCAGCAACAACTGTAAATCACTCCCAGATGCACCCCTGGACACAGCCCCCGAGCCTACATGTGTAACTACTGTGGCTCAGGTAGAGGCTCTGGGACCCTTAGAGAGCAGCTTCCTAGAAAGCAATCATAGTATATCTGCCCTCAGCCAGGTAGAACCAGTGCCATGGCACGAAGCCTTTACCAGCCCTGAGGATGACCTCGACCTGGGGCCTTTCTCACTGCCAGAGCTCCCTCTCCAGGCCAAAGATACTTCAGATGTTGAGGCAGAAGCTGTGGAGGGCAGTCCTGTTCCTCCAGTAGAGAGCTCTCCAGGCCCCACAGGGGTCCTCAGCAGTGGGGAGGTCTCTGCCTCAGCAGCTGAGGAACAACCAGTCCCAGCTACTGAGGAAACATCACCTCAGCTCTCCACTGAGCCTGAGTCCTCAGAGGAACCAAAGCTGGATGTAGTTCTAGAAGCTGCAGTGGAAACAGAGGTCCTGGCAGATGATAGTGCCCCTGAAGCTTCAGTCTCCAACTTGGTGCCAGCACCCAGTCCTGAACAGCATCCCCTGGGAAGTGTTGATGAAGAGACTGAGGCTGAAGAGGCTTCTGCTCCCTGCTGTGCACCTGAGGGCCCCAACCCAGATAGCTTGACACAGGCACATAATAGTGCAGAGACCACCTGTGTTGTGGCTGCAGCTGAAGGGCCCCCAGGCAACATTCAGCCAGAGGCTACAGACCCAGAGCCCAAACCTACAACTGAAGTCCCCAAGGCCCCCAAAGTGGAAGAAGTTCCTCAGCGCATGACCAGAAACCGTGCCCAGATGCTAGCAAGCCAGAGCAAGCAGAGCATACTCCCAACAGAGAAGGATCCAATGCCTGCCCCAACCTCTAGAGCCAAGGGCCGGTCCTCCGAGGAGGAAGATGCCCAGGCCCAACACCCCCGCAAGCGTCGCTTCCAACGTTCTagtcagcagctgcagcagcagctgaaCACATCCACACAGCAGACTCGGGAGGTCATCCAGCAAACACTGGCCGCCATTGTGGATGCTATAAAGCTGGATGCCATTGAGCCCTACCACAGCGACAGGTCCAACCCATACTTTGAGTACCTTCAAATACGAAAGAAGATTGAAGAGAAACGCAAAATCCTCTGCTGCATAACTCCGCAGGCACCCCAATGCTATGCTGAGTATGTCACCTACACGGGGTCCTACCTCTTGGATGGCAAGCCACTCAGCAAGCTGCACATCCCTGTG ATCgcaccccctccctccctggcgGAGCCCCTGAAGGAGCTGTTCAAGCAGCAAGAGGCTGTGCGGGGTAAGCTGCGCCTGCAGCACAGCATAGAAAGG gaGAAGCTGATAGTGTCCTGCGAGCAAGAGATTCTTCGGGTTCACTGCCGTGCAGCCAGGACCATTGCCAACCAGGCAGTACCATTTAGTGCATGCACAATGCTGCTAGACTCTGAGGTTTATAACATGCCTCTGGAAAGCCAG ggtgatgagaacaagTCTGTACGGGATCGCTTCAATGCCCGACAGTTCATCTCTTGGCTGCAGGACGTAGATGACAAGTACGACCGTATGAAG ACATGTTTGCTGATGCGACAGCAGCATGAGGCTGCAGCCCTCAATGCTGTGCAAAGGATGGAGTGGCAGCTGAAGGCCCAGGAGCTGGACCCCGCTGGGCACAAGTCCCTGTGTGTAAATGAGGTGCCATCCTTCTACGTGCCCATGGTTGACGTCAATGATGATTTCGTACTATTGCCAGCATGA